In Eulemur rufifrons isolate Redbay chromosome 2, OSU_ERuf_1, whole genome shotgun sequence, the sequence AATgtatatgactggtgtccttataagatgaggcaatttggacacagacatgcacagagggaagacgaAATAGAGACACAGGGTGGAGTCGGCCATCCACAAGCCACGGAGAGAATCCGGGAACACGTTCTTCCCTTATGGCCattagaaggaaccaaccctgctgacacctcggtCTCGGACTTttagactccagaactgtgagaaaatagatctctgttgtcttaagccacccagtctgtggcactcggcagccctaggaaactgatCCAGGGTGGTAGCCATTGCATGGATGTATTAGAGtctgtttaaccattcacctgttgaagaaCATTTGGGTCATTTGTGCGGGCTGTAATGGTGTTTTTATAAATGCTAATGCCAACAAGGAATGGAGTTAATGTGACATTCCATTTGGCAGTCGTTTCTTTAAACgtttattgatttctgtttttgtggttttccttttgtattttgcaGCCAAactctttgttctttctctttttgttttctttttctttcttctccttccttccttccatccttcctcccttcctccctttctctctttctttttctttctttctttctttctctttccttctttccttccgtctttctctttctttcttccttccttccctccttccttcctttctctctctctctttctttctctacccAGATCTCCAGTAATTTCAGAGTCTCCTGAGACgaagcaggggcagggagggcactgCCCGGTTTTGATATTTGGAAAGAAATAGCTGGGCCTGTCCAGACTCTGAGCAGCAAAATATGATGCCCCTGGAGAATTTTCCGAAACGACCCATTTGACTTTGACATGCTAGTGCCTCCTGGTGATTGGTTTGGAATATATGCCACAAAAGAGTTGCAATCAACCTACTGTTGAGGAATGAATTCATATACAGCCATGGACATGTGTCACTTAGTGACAGGGATACCTTCTGAGACATGTGTCATCAGGTgatttttgtcattgtgcaaacatcctAGAGTCCACTTACACcaatctagatggtatagcctactacacacctaggctgtctAGTGTAGCCTATTGTTCCTACGGTACAAACCtgaacagcatgttactgtactgaatacataggcaccaggtgcagtggctcacgcctgtaatcccagcactttaggcccaggtgggaggatggcttgaggccgggagttcaagaccagcctgagcaacatagcaagatccgtTTCTACCAAGAGAAATAATGCATGGAAAATGTTCATTACAGCCTTATTCATTAAAAAACCCCATGGGCAAttggaacacaatggtaagtatttgtgtatctaaacttatccaaacatagaaaaggtacagttaaCATATGGTGTTATAATCGTATGGGACCACCGTCATATACTCGGTCTGTCACTGACCGCACTGTCAGTGTGTGGATATGGCAGCGCAGCAGCAGAAAGAGCTCTCTGTGATGGGATCCACCCCCCGGTTCTGGCCTCAAAGTTACTCCATCCTGTGTAGCTCCGAACACAGAGCCCCCCCAAGACATATGCTCTCTCTTTATGTCTCCCCGTCTTGCACCTGCAGTCCCCACTGTCATTTCCTCCagcctttaaattttttaaaaattgaggtataatttatatatagtaaaacagtggtccccaacctttttggcaccagggaccgctttcacggaagacaatttttccgcagactggggtgggggtggggggatggtttcgggatgattcaagtgcattacatttactgtgcacttcatttctatcattattacattgtatttctattattattacactataattttgttacattgtaatttctattattattacattgcaatatataatgaaataattataccactcaccataggttggggacccttgCTTCTTGAGATTAGACAAATGTAATTACTTATGTTATTGTCACCCAAATCACGACAGAGAATATTCACCCAAATCAACAAACAGCGATTTCAACATCACTAAACCAAGATAGAGAGTGTTCCCATCACTCCAGAAATGTCCCTTTTGCCCCTTTCTGTCCCAATCCCATTCTACCCTTCCCAGGGCAACCACTGAATTTCTATCGCCATAGatccatttgtttttgtcttttcttaaacttcaataaatggaattattgtgtatttttttctgttgggcTTCTTCATGCAATATAATGCTTTTGAAATTCATGCACGTTGTTTTATGTGTCAGTATCTCATTCCTTGTGATTGccacatagtattccattgtattgtACAGATagattacattttgtttatctgttctcctgtaaatggacatttgggttacttctgttgttttgctattatgaataaagctgttacgAATATTTTCATACAAGTCTTTTTTGTGGATGTGTGCATTATGTCTCAACTTAGGGGGTGAATTGTTGAGTCACAAGGGAGATGTGTGTTTAACTTTAATAGAAAGcaccaaaccattttccaaagcgATTGCATTGTTTTACACTCCCTCTAAGCAAATTATGAACATTCCAGTTGgtaccaacacttggtattgtcagttgtCTAAATTTTTCCCACCCAAATGTGTGTTGTGTAAGTGTCTCCTTGTTATGCGATTTTGCCTTTCCCTGAGGATTAATGATATTAAACATGTTTTCATGGGCTTATTTCATGTGCTATTCACATCTCTTcatttgtgaagtgtctgttcaagtctcttgcccatttaaaaatgagttttaaaaattaagtttgtgggagttctttatacattatgaatataaattattattattattttttgagacagggtctcactctgttgcccaggctagagtgcagtggtgtcatcatagctcactgcagcctccaactcctgggctcaagagatcctcctgcctcagcctcccaagtagctgggactatgggtgcactccaccatgcccaactaatttttttctatttctggtaaagacggggtctcactcttgctcaggctggtctggaactcctgaccataagtgatcctcctgcctcagcctcccagagtgctaggattacaggcttgagccactgtgcctggccatgaaTAAATTCTTTGTTAGatatattatcaaaaatatttctcccagtctgtgtttgccttttattttttaaacggTATCTTTTGATAAGCAAAGTTTTTAATTATGATGAAGTCTCATTTATGAActgttttagggttagtgtgttTTGTGCCCTGCTAAACATTTTCTTGCCTACTCCATggtcttatgttttcttctaaaaacttTAAAGTGTTAGATTTTACCTTCAAGTTTATGATCCATCTCAGCTCAATGTTTGTGTATGGTCTGAGGTAGGTcacggttaatttttttttctttgagagtaTCCAGTTGCTTCAGCACACTTTGTTGAATAGATTCACCTTTCCCCTTGACTGCAGAGTCTTTGTAGAGAACCAATTGACTAAATACGTGTGAGGCTATCTCTGGACTCTATTTTGTTGTGAAATTAGGTAGCGAGTCCTttaactttgctctttttttcctcacaattgtcaacttattcaaggtcacacttgtaatttctatatagattttagatTCAGGCTGTGAGTTTCTATGAAAATCTTGTGAGTATTTATATTAGGATTAATATACAGATTTATAGATTAATGTTGGAAGAATAAACATTGTAATCATTTTGAGTCTtattcatgaacatggtatatctcctcatgtatttaaaaaaattattttaaaaaattttgtatttttcaatgtaAAAGTCTTGcacacatttattacatttatttctagttattttatggtttttttttttttttttttttttttttgttgagacagagtctcactttgttgcccaggctggagtgagtgccgtggcgtcagcttagctcacagcaacctcaaactcctgggcttaagcgatcctactgcctcagcctcccgagtagctgggactacaggcatgcgccactatgcccggctaattttttctatatagatttttaggtgtccatataatgtctttctatttttagtagagacggggtctcgctcaggctggtctctaactcctgaccttgagcaatccacccgcctcggcctcccagagtgctaggattacaggcgtgagccaccgcgcccggcctattttatggtttttgatgctattataaatattattgctttaaaaatgtcatatgCCAATTATTTGCTGATAACACATGggaatataattgatttttaataggCTAAACTTGCCCCCTACATTTGCTATATTCATTTATTGGTTCTAGTAGTTTGTAGATTTTTGAGTTTCTATGTATACAACCAGGTTGCCTGCAAGAAGACAGTTTGAAGAAATCTTTAtgactctgtttctttttcttatctgatGGTTAGAACCTCCagtgaaatgttaaataaaaatgatgagagCAGACATTCTTGCCTTTTTCCCAGTCATAAAGGGGAAAGaattcagtctttcactattatGTTTGATGTTAGATGTATGTTTTTTTGTATGTACTATTTATTATATTGAAGAATTTTCCTTCTACGTATAGTTTGTTgagcttttcttattttaagattaCTGCATATTGAATGTTGTCAAATGATTTTCCAGTATCTATTGAGATAacctcttgcttttttcttttattctgtcaATATGCTGCATTATACTGATAGATTTTCAAATAGCAAATAGCAAATCCAACTTGTACTCTTGAAGTAAacctcacttggtcatgatgatcttttttatatatgatgGGATATTTCACTACTATTTTCTGCAGGATTTTTTTTACAGCTATGTTCATGAGGAATActgatctctaattttatcttCTTATAAAGTCCTTGTTGGGTTTCGATATCAGGGTTTTTCTGGTTTTATAAAATGCGTAAGTGTTTCTATCTTCTCTTTAAGAATTTGTATGGGATTGgcattatttctttctcatgtaaTTGAAAGAATTTACCAGCAAAGAGGTCATCTCTTTGACCAGAAGCCACCTCTGCCAAGGACCTTGACCAAAGCCACCTgaacctctctgttcctcaggctgtagatgagGGGGTTCAGTGTAGGGGTGATGAGACTGTAGAAGAGAGAGACCACGTTGTCCTGCTGTGGGCTGTGGTAGGTGCCTGGCACCATGTACATGAACAGGGCAGCCGCGTAAAAGAGTCCCACCACGGCGATGTGTGAGGAGCACGTGGTGAAGGCTTTGTGTCGGGCCTCTGCTGAGTGCATGTGAAGAACAGCTGCCAACACATGGCCATAGGAGATTGCGATGAGCGACATGGGCAGTAGCAAAATCAGCACCGCTGAGACGGACAGCGCCAACTCGTAGGCAGATGTGTCAGCACAGGAGAGCTTGAGGAGGGCGGGCACCTCACAGAAGAAGTGGTCCACATTGCGTGAGGCACAGTATGGAAAGTGCAGGGTGATGGACGTCTGGATGGAGGCCACGAGCACACCTGAGAACCAGGAAGTGCCCACCATGAGCAGGCAGACTTGATGTTGCATGAGCATGGGATAATGCAGGGGGTGGCACACGGCAACGTAGCGGTCATAGGACATGAGGGACAGCAGGACAATTTCAGAGATGCCCATCACCATCAGGAAGAACATCTGAGCTGCACACCCCCCGAATGAGATGGAGCCCCCTCCCTGCAGGAAGTCGGCTGCCATCTTGGGGATGGTGATCAGTAGAAACCCAATGTCCAACAGAGAGAGCTGACTGAGCAGGAAGTACATGGGTGTGTGGAGCTTGGATTCTGTGCTGATCAAGAAGAGCAGGACGGTGTTGCCCAGAAGGCCTGTGGTGAATGTGGCAGCCACCAGGGAAAACAGGACCAAgtgtggccctgtgtggctgAAGAGTCCCATGAGAATAAAATCTGTGGCCATTGATTGATTTGATTCCTCCATCCTCCAGGAGGCGTAATTCACCTGCAGGAAGAACAGCGCATTTGGCAAGAGGTCTCGATGGGGCTAGTTTCATCTTACACGCTAACTTCAGTTGTTTGATGGTGGCTGTCTGGAGTCTCTTGGGAAAGGGTATGAGCAGCTCAGGCTCattaagacaaaaaatatacCATAATTGATCCTTATGTCTGCTCTGGTCAGGAGGTGGGGAACAGTAACATTGTGCCCTGATTTTGCCATTTCTAACTAAAAGTCTTACCTTCCCCCTCCAGAAAAACACTACCTACAAATGCTTGGAGTTAAACTGTCTGTCCCCAGGCTAGCAAACACAAGACAGcccaagtgaaatgtcagaataCATACCACCCCGGATTCCCTGGGGCCAAAGCCAAGGTGAGATTCTGACGAGACTAGAATGTGATGTAGGGAGAACTTGCCCAAGATAATAGGGGATGATGAggttggattaaaaaaattaagtctagaACCATGAGAAAGGGCTTGTTTCCAAATTATTGTGTGAGAGAAGGGCAGAGCCAAAGTTTGCAATGAGGCAgaggtgggatgatatttaggaTGTGGACCTAGGGACATATGAGTGATCGAGGTTGGAACTCATATGTCCCTTTACAGTGCAGGTGTGTGAGAAGTTGTCCAGAACATCAGCCATCTGTCTGAGGCTTGATTTTGTAGGACAGGAGTGGAGAATATTATGCTTAGCACTCAACAAAATTCTGCTGAATGAATGTAGTTGACAAAAAAGACGACCAATGAGATGATGGATGAGAAGGGACTGCCCTGACCTAGCAAAGAATATCTGATGTTCTTACTCTCAACCTCACCTTCCAATGAGCAAACCCATATTGTCCTGAAATGCCATTTGCACACATCACTTCTAACACTGAGAACTTCTGGATGCAAGGAGCATCTCTTGCCATGATTAGTGGGGAGATATAGAGGAGAACAGAGAGATGGAAGGGGAAGCTGGCTTTTTCAGACAAGGAGGGTAGACCTTGGATGGATCCAGTAAAGGTCTGCTTTACCAGATGCCCAAAGAAGTTGGGCTACTTGAAAACCAGGAAGGGTCCCTGTTGGGTGGGTGACTACTTAAGGTCCTCTGGTGCCCAAATCAATGATGCACCTACCTTGGTTATCTTTTAGGTTCTCCAACTTGATTCTCTGTAATCATGAATCTCGATCAAGATGTTTTTCCTTTGCTTAACCTCTGACTGCCATCTCTAGCTCTAGCTCTTTGTTTTGCTCACCTCGATGTCACACTAAAGCTGGAGTTTAAggctttcttttgagacagagtccaaAAGTTCATAGTGTTGAAATGGTCCAGAACATAATTCAGAAGTTCTCAGTATTGGAGACGATGTGTGCAAGTGGTGTTTCAGGACAGTATGAGTGTGCTTATTGGAAGGTGAGGTTGAGAGTAAGAACATCAAATGTTCTTTGCTAGGTCAGGGAAGTCCCTTCTCATCCATCGTCTCATcggtgtctgtctgtctttctttctttctttctttctttctttctttctttcgacagagtctcactttgttgcctgggctagagtgccatggcgtcagcctagctcacagcaacctcaaactcctgggctcaagcgatcctcctgcctcagcctcccgagtagctgggactacaggcatgtgccaccatgcccggctaatttttttcctatatatttttagttgtccagctaatttctttctatttttagtagagatggggtcttgctcttgctcaggctggtctcgaactcctgagctcaacaatccacccacctcagcctcccagagtgctaggattacaggtgtgagcaccgTGCCTGGCTTTAAGGCTTTCTTAGATTACTacacattttgatttttgtccccaactattcattcattcattcattcagtgacaGTTAATTGAGCTCCTCCTTAGCGTGAGTCACTGAAGGAGGCAGAAGGAACACAGTAGTGAAAAAGATGAACAAGGTCATGCTTCCATGCATGAGGCTCAGAGTTTCAttgcagagagagaagaaagaagtaaaccatatactttttaaatagaaataaatgtaaaaaacataaaCAGAGTGATCGTATAGGAACTTGCTAGGGAAAATATCTTTGGATGACACGGTTGAGGGAGGTCTTTCTGGACAGGTGAGAGCTGCTGTCAAAATCTAACAAACTGCtatgagaagggaaggggagaccTAACTAGCCCACTTCACATGTGCTTGGGAATCAGACAGGCCAGTTGTGGTTCTGTCGAACAAAACATTCTACAGGAATGAAATCTACCCAACAATAGCATGCAGAGCTTCCTGAGGTCGAGTCTGTCCTATTCAATCAACAATGGATGGGCTGGAAATACAAAGACTCCTTAGCAAGGCCTGCAAAGCACTTAGAGTTTGGTAGGGATGCAAGCAGCTAAGCAAACCAGTTCAGGACCGTATGAAAAGAGAAGCAACAGAGACATATACATGGTGCTGTGGGTTCTCGGAGAGGTCTGGAGCCCAGCTTTGCCTTGGAGTGATAGTGGTTAGAAAAAAATGTCACAGAAAAGGAGACCTTTCAGCTGAGTATTGAAAATCAGCAGGAATAATTTTCTAGGCAGATCGAGAAAGCAAGGTCATCCCAAGAAGGAAGATGGTGTGTATGGGTTGTTTGACATATAGTTAAAAGAATGCACTCTGGGCTTAAACAGCAAGATTTGAATGCCAACTCAGCTGCATCCTAGCCTTGTGAGTTTGGGCGAGTTATTCAGCCTTCCTGGGACTCATTTCCCCACCTGCATGTGGGGCTAAATAACACTATCCTTGTAGGAGTccctatgaagattaaatgagacaatgaatTGAAGAACTTAGCACAATGACCCACATATGGTAGTTTCTTGATTTAAGTGAACAACTATTATTTATATTGTAAAGGAaatgcaaacattaaaaagatgGGCTGTGTGACTTCTAATATCCCTTTGTATGGTAAGATACGCCCAGAGCTTAGCTCAGTGTTTGGTATTTAGTGAGACTGCGCAATGCACATATTAGCTCCTTTTGTTGACATTATTCAACATTATAACTCTGGTCTAGTGGCATGGCAAAAATGGACCAATTCTAGCTCATTCTCAGCCAAGCTCTCCTGAAATGACAGTTCTTCTCTTCTTATCCCAACTCAGTGCTCTCAACCAGAGGtgatttttcctccttctccccacaaGGGGACATTGGcagtatctggagacatttttagtcaTCACGACCAGGGGGATGCTGCCAGCACGGAGTGGCGGAGACCAGGAATGCGGCTCTACATGCCGCAATGCACAGGGCGGCCCCCATGGCAAAGAATTATCTGatcccaaatgtcaatagtgccaaggtcaAAGAACCTTTAATTTAAACTCATCAGCCCTTTTCTGATGTTGGATAGAGCCTCTGAGAAGTCTCTTGAGCCCATTGACTTGGTGTTCCAGCAGAGACGAGCTTCATGTCACACGCAAGACTAGAGATTTCTCTGTGAAATTTCATTTCCATATACATTTAAAGGAGCTATTAACAAAATCAATCTCAGCTTACCTCGTGGAGGAATTTCTCTGTTTCCGCATCTCTGTCTAGAGAAAGTTTCATTCTTTAGTCCTCATCCTTTAAGGCCAATGCATAGCCAAACATTCCTTCTGAACTGTGACAAAGGATTTTCAAGTGGACGATAGACTTGGTTCTTCTCTTTGGACACATGTCCCCACTCCCATCCTTAAAGGTGAAAAAGGAAGTTGGTTACCGTTAAGCCTTTACCATAGACCACGTGCCGCATTAAGGTCAGAGAGGGCTGATGGGTTTCAGTTGAAGGGTTTCTTAACTGTGGCTTAATTGACATTTTGGCCTGGATAATTCTACGTATTTTAGTCATGATTTTTCAGTTGATTCTCACCAGCAGGTGTCATTATCGTGTGCATTGTGTGGATGAGGGAACAGAGATTCCCAAGAAGCAGAGTAACTGATTAATCTTGGTTGAATAATATCCTCCTGTCCCCTCAAATCATGTGCACCTGGAAAGTAAAATTGTGACTCTATTTGGTAACGGTGCCTTTGCAAATATAGTTAGTTAAGATCTGGAGATGAAATCCTCCTGGATTTAGCGTGTGCCCCAAATCTAGTaaccagtgtccttataagaagaggaggggacacacagagaaagaaagaaaagcagatcatgcgaagacagaggcagagactagaGTGATGCGTCTACAAGCCCAGAaacacctggagccaccagaagctggaagagaggcATGGGAAGGATTGTCTCCCCGAAACTCCAGAACGGGCCAACTCTGCCAGTCCCAGTCTGCTGACCTTCAGAACTGCGAGAGAATACATTCCTGCTATTTTAGGccccccagtttgtggtacttttttATGGCAGGAAACTAAGGCACCAGTCCAAGATCACCCAGTGAACAAGTGGTAgcatcaaattttatttacttttttttaaaaaaatgtattttttttgtaaagatggggtcttgctatattgtccaggctgaaCTAGAACTCTGGGACTCAAGCGATtttcctacctcggcctcccaaagtgctaggattacaggtgtgagccactgtgcctggccaagaaataaatttttaaataacagctgaTGTCAATCCAGAGTTCCTGCTTTCCCCTTCAAATCTGACTTTCTGCTACCAGACCTGTAATAGACCATGAAGGACCTGATTCCCCAGGAAAGCTTTAGTTCTCTTGCTCCAATCATGTTGTGTTTAGCTCCTGTGTTTAATGATTATCTTACTCCGCATCCTGGGGCTGAAGCTACCTCACCAGACATAGGGTGCATGGTCTTTTTGATGTTTGCTCTGGTACGCCCCTGGTCACTCACCCAGCGCTGGCATGGTGGTCCTTTCAGCTGATGGGTAAGCCGATCAACAGATTTTCAGGCTCTGTCTTGAGAAGATACCATGCAGGTCGACTCATTCTGGTTTACCTCCTAGAAGCATTGATTGGCCAGGGACACGATGTGCACCCACACCACTGGCCCTGGTATATTGCGTCCTCTGCCATTGGAGACAATCTGGGATGTCCTCAATGTCCTCCTGGTGAAagtctcccttcttcctctcacaCACTTCACCCTGGGTTTCACTGGCCTCACCTTTCCTTCCAGAAATTCAGGTGGCCTCTCTGTTAACGATGCACCTACAATGAAGCGCCTTCCCGAAAGCACTGCATTTTAGAATCCCCTGCAAGTAGCTTCTTGAATAGGATTGCGATCCTCTTATGTCATGGTTTGTCTTGGCCCTGGGACATATTATTCCTTCAGGACATTTTAGGGAAAGATGGTTCCCTGTACTAAACCCACCTTCCCCAGTCAGGCAGGCAGGACTGGACACAGACAGATCTTGGTTTAGGTTGAGCCTG encodes:
- the LOC138393028 gene encoding olfactory receptor 2Z1-like — its product is MEESNQSMATDFILMGLFSHTGPHLVLFSLVAATFTTGLLGNTVLLFLISTESKLHTPMYFLLSQLSLLDIGFLLITIPKMAADFLQGGGSISFGGCAAQMFFLMVMGISEIVLLSLMSYDRYVAVCHPLHYPMLMQHQVCLLMVGTSWFSGVLVASIQTSITLHFPYCASRNVDHFFCEVPALLKLSCADTSAYELALSVSAVLILLLPMSLIAISYGHVLAAVLHMHSAEARHKAFTTCSSHIAVVGLFYAAALFMYMVPGTYHSPQQDNVVSLFYSLITPTLNPLIYSLRNREVQVALVKVLGRGGFWSKR